CCATGGCGACGGGCCGCTGCTGGTGGTGGCGGGGGCGGGGTCCGGCAAGACCCTGGCGCTGGCCTCGCGGGCCGCCCGCCTGCTGGCGCAGGGGACATCTCCGGAGCGGCTGCTGCTCATCACCTTCTCGCGCCGTGCCGCCGCCGAGCTGGGCCGTCGCAGCGGGCGACTGCTGCACGAGGCGCTCGGGCT
This region of Candidatus Hydrogenedentota bacterium genomic DNA includes:
- a CDS encoding UvrD-helicase domain-containing protein produces the protein MLDVHTDRAGSLPPRLPLDPAQQAVVDHGDGPLLVVAGAGSGKTLALASRAARLLAQGTSPERLLLITFSRRAAAELGRRSGRLLHEALGL